The proteins below come from a single Corylus avellana chromosome ca3, CavTom2PMs-1.0 genomic window:
- the LOC132173534 gene encoding COBRA-like protein 10 gives MINKLKMATKPRILIACHHALPFYVTLLLFVLFYGAQVCDGQDYDETSMPAAPPPEQDDCNGIFLSYTFISRLKEYPHLKNASAQAWAFKAQAMVLNAGDEELNAWKMFIGFQHKEILVSASGAVLVDSSDFPAAVGNGTYLVGSPTADLKTSIETAGDIDQISVKMEIIGTQFGVKPPGVPMPRTIRLENDGHKCPSPRVHGKSAMFVCCKRDPKYKAKKTKKTKFLPRQNGDLSFSYDVTQAYPGSYLAQVTIDNNHPLGRLDHWNLTWEWMRGEFIYSMRGAYTHRKDSSACIYGRAAQYYPDLDFSQVMNCEKKPIIADLPPYLANDTKVGKLPFCCRNGTILPKVMDESKAKSIFQLQVYKLPPDLNRTALNPPMKWSIEGVLNPQYKCAAPIRVDPTEFPDPSGLQATVSAIASWQVVCNITRPKVKQSRCCLSFSAYYNASVIPCNTCACGCRESDTCNQNARAMFLPPEALLVPFVNRTQKAKAWAKIKHFPVPNPLPCPDHCGVSINWHIDTDYRSGWTARITLFNWDEFSFEDWYTAIQMKKAFPGYEKAYSFNGTSLPDINNTIFFQGLKGLNFLMGETNGTKEYDPRVPGKQQTVISFSKKQTPGINIQQGDGFPTRVLFNGEECALPPEFPRPGNAGHDSRTNFLAVLFVAVMTFVLITDRFHI, from the exons ATgatcaacaaattaaaaatggcAACAAAACCAAGAATTCTAATCGCATGCCACCATGCATTACCTTTTTACGTAACACTGTTgttatttgtgttgttttatggAGCTCAGGTTTGTGACGGCCAAGACTACGATGAAACCTCCATGCCGGCGGCTCCGCCGCCCGAGCAGGACGACTGTAATGGGATCTTTCTCTCGTACACCTTCATTTCGCGCCTCAAAGAGTACCCGCACCTGAAGAACGCGAGCGCGCAGGCATGGGCGTTCAAGGCGCAGGCCATGGTGCTCAACGCCGGGGACGAGGAGCTGAACGCGTGGAAGATGTTCATCGGGTTTCAGCACAAGGAGATACTGGTGTCGGCTAGCGGAGCCGTGCTGGTTGACTCAAGCGATTTCCCGGCGGCAGTCGGGAACGGGACGTACCTGGTCGGATCCCCGACGGCGGACTTGAAGACCTCGATTGAGACGGCGGGGGACATCGATCAGATTTCGGTGAAGATGGAGATCATCGGAACGCAGTTTGGGGTGAAGCCCCCCGGGGTGCCGATGCCAAGGACGATTAGGCTTGAGAATGATGGGCATAAGTGTCCTTCACCGCGTGTTCATG GGAAGAGTGCGATGTTTGTATGCTGCAAAAGAGATCCAAAATACAAggccaaaaaaaccaaaaagaccAAATTCTTGCCTCGTCAGAACGGCGATCTCTCCTTCTCATACGACGTGACCCAAGCATATCCAGGCAGCTATCTGGCTCAAGTCACCATCGACAACAACCACCCATTGGGCCGCCTTGATCACTGGAACTTAACCTGGGAATGGATGAGAGGAGAGTTCATATACAGCATGAGAGGAGCCTACACTCACAGAAAAGACAGCTCCGCTTGCATCTACGGCCGCGCCGCTCAATACTATCCGGACCTCGATTTCTCTCAAGTCATGAACTGTGAGAAAAAGCCCATCATCGCCGACCTCCCTCCCTATCTAGCTAACGATACAAAAGTTGGGAAATTGCCCTTTTGCTGCAGAAACGGCACCATCTTGCCAAAAGTAATGGACGAGAGCAAAGCAAAGTCGATTTTCCAATTACAAGTCTATAAGCTTCCGCCTGACCTGAACCGGACTGCTCTCAATCCACCCATGAAATGGAGTATCGAAGGTGTTCTTAATCCGCAGTACAAGTGTGCCGCTCCGATTAGAGTCGATCCGACTGAGTTTCCGGACCCGAGTGGGCTTCAGGCTACAGTTTCCGCCATTGCAAGTTGGCAGGTTGTATGCAACATCACCCGCCCCAAGGTTAAGCAATCTCGTTGCTGTCTTTCGTTTTCAGCCTACTATAATGCCAGCGTCATCCCCTGCAACACCTGCGCCTGTGGCTGTCGGGAATCGGATACCTGCAACCAGAATGCCCGCGCAATGTTTCTCCCTCCAGAAGCTCTTCTCGTGCCTTTTGTGAACAGAACACAGAAAGCGAAAGCCTGGGCAAAAATCAAACACTTTCCTGTTCCAAATCCATTGCCTTGTCCGGATCACTGCGGGGTTAGCATCAATTGGCATATTGATACTGATTACAGGAGCGGATGGACGGCTCGGATTACACTCTTCAACTGGGATGAATTCTCTTTTGAGGATTGGTACACtgcaattcaaatgaaaaaagcTTTTCCCGGTTATGAAAAAGCATACTCCTTCAATGGCACCAGCTTGCCAGATATCAACAATACCATCTTCTTCCAAGGCTTAAAGGGTTTGAATTTCTTGATGGGAGAGACAAATGGGACTAAAGAGTATGACCCAAGAGTGCCCGGAAAGCAGCAAACAGTAATTTCTTTCTCGAAGAAACAGACGCCTGGCATAAATATACAACAGGGTGATGGATTTCCGACAAGGGTGCTTTTCAATGGGGAAGAGTGTGCGCTTCCTCCTGAATTTCCCCGGCCGGGAAATGCAGGGCATGATTCTCGTACTAATTTCCTGGCTGTCCTATTCGTCGCAGTTATGACTTTTGTGCTGATAACAGATCGCTtccatatatga
- the LOC132176409 gene encoding rab GTPase-activating protein 22-like, which translates to MWRDSGAPADSFYKVRPECTDVPKTRFKIKAGKTLSVRKWNAAFTPEGHLDIGKTLSRIQRGGIHPSIRGEVWEFLLGCYDPKSTLDEREQIRKHRRMQYARWKEECRQMFPVVGSGRFITAPVITEDGQPIQDPLVLLETNPGKGQALPPQDNSGADIKATTNGLDTMKDKKVIQWMLTLHQIGLDVIRTDRTLVFYEKQENLSKLWDILAVYAWIDTDVGYCQGMSDLCSPMIILLEDEADAFWCFERLMRRLRGNFRCTDSSVGVETQLSNLAEITQVIDPKLHQHLETLGGGDYLFAFRMLMVLFRREFSFCDSLYLWEMMWALEYDPDLYSMYEDPELASEKAEGSKGKAKSIRQCGKYERENMKVRAKSSEAPLPISIFLVASVLKDKSSKLLQEARGLDDVVKILNDITGNLDARKACSGAMKLHKKYLKKAKKT; encoded by the exons ATGTGGAGGGACTCCGGAGCTCCTGCTGATTCTTTCTATAAGGTCCGGCCTGAGTGCACAGATGTTCCAAAAACCCGCTTCAAGATCAAG GCAGGTAAAACTCTAAGTGTAAGGAAATGGAATGCTGCATTTACTCCAGAAGGTCATCTGGATATAGGCAAGACTCTAAGTCGAATCCAGCGTGGG GGGATCCATCCATCAATTAGAGGGGAAGTATGGGAATTTCTACTTGGTTGTTATGATCCCAAGAGTACATTGGATGAACGGGAGCAGATACGGAAGCATCGAAG GATGCAATATGCTAGGTGGAAGGAAGAGTGCCGCCAAATGTTTCCTGTTGTTGGAAGTGGAAGGTTTATCACAGCGCCTGTAATCACTGAAGATGGTCAGCCCATTCAAGATCCCTTAGTACTTTTAGAAACAAATCCAGGCAAGGGACAAGCTTTACCTCCTCAAGACAACAGTGGGGCTGATATTAAAGCCACAACCAATGGTTTGGATACAATGAAGGATAAGAAAGTAATCCAGTGGATGCTTACACTACATCAAATAG GTCTCGATGTGATTCGAACTGACAGGACATTGGTGTTTTATGAGAAGCAAGAAAACTTGTCAAAACTTTGGGATATTCTTGCTGTTTATGCATGGATAGATACAGATGTTGGCTATTGTCAAG GAATGAGTGATCTTTGCTCCCCCATGATAATTCTTCTTGAAGATGAAGCAGATGCATTTTGGTGCTTTGAACGTTTGATGCGGAGATTG CGAGGAAATTTCAGATGTACCGATAGCTCTGTTGGGGTGGAGACACAACTAAGTAATTTGGCTGAAATTACTCAAGTTATAGATCCAAAACTTCACCAGCACTTAG AGACACTAGGTGGAGGTGATTATCTATTTGCTTTTCGGATGCTCATGGTTTTGTTCCGTAGAGAATTCTCTTTTTGTGACTCATTGTACCTTTGGGAG ATGATGTGGGCCCTGGAATATGATCCTGACTTATACTCGATGTATGAAGACCCTGAGTTAGCTAGTGAAAAGGCTGAGGGATCTAAAGGAAAAGCAAAGTCAATACGTCAATGTGGGAAgtatgagagagaaaatatgaAAGTTAGAGCAAAGAGTTCAGAAGCCCCCCTCCCCATCTCCATTTTCCTTGTTGCTAGTGTTTTAAAAGATAAGAGCTCAAAGCTACTGCAAGAAGCTCGGGGCCTCGACGACGTTGTCAAG ATATTGAATGACATAACTGGAAATCTAGATGCCAGAAAAGCTTGCTCTGGGGCAATGAAACTTcacaagaaatatttaaaaaag GCCAAGAAGACATAG
- the LOC132173537 gene encoding DDRGK domain-containing protein 1-like: MEELFVAILSMLLFAALVPLYLWKRRHDSRTPDENEEEHEVPRRETVVRATGARRMRRRPAAGASTSAAAASVEEIVDESDDEAAVGEAKASTKKEKKRQEREAQRQAEQAARDSRYSKQDKYAEMRRRKDEEREAKERMLEEEAKARKAREEEAAALEFEKWKGDFSVDAEGTTESEVQDGKQDLLSNFVEYIKNYKCVPLEDLAAEFKLRTQECINRITSLESMGRLSGVMDDRGKYIYISQEEMKAVADYIKREGRVSISHLASKSNQFIDLEPKAQFVEEIGNVEEITVS; this comes from the exons ATGGAGGAACTTTTTGTTGCGATTCTCTCTATGCTTCTCTTTGCTGCATTAGTTCCACTATACCTGTGGAAACGCCGTCATGATTCTCGAACCCCGgatgaaaatgaagaagaacatGAG GTTCCAAGGAGGGAAACAGTTGTACGGGCTACTGGTGCTCGTCGAATGCGTCGGAGGCCAGCTGCGGGAGCTAGTACATCAGCTGCAGCAGCAAGTGTTGAAG AAATTGTTGATGAAAGTGATGATGAAGCTGCTGTGGGTGAGGCTAAAGCATCAacgaagaaggaaaagaaacggCAAGAGCGGGAAGCACAACGTCAG GCTGAACAAGCTGCAAGAGATTCAAGGTATAGTAAACAAGACAAGTACGCAGAAATGCGGAGGAGGAAGGATGAGGAGCGTGAGGCAAAGGAGCGTATGCTG gaagaagaagcaaaggcTCGTAAGGCCAGGGAGGAGGAAGCTGCTGCATTAGAGTTTGAGAAGTGGAAAGGAGATTTTTCAGTTGATGCTGAAGGCACTACAGAAAGCGAAGTACAAGATGGAAAACAGGACTTGCTTTCCAATTTTGTGGAGTACATAAAG AACTACAAATGTGTTCCCTTAGAAGATCTCGCTGCAGAATTCAAGTTACGCACTCAG GAATGTATCAATCGGATTACTTCCCTGGAAAGTATGG GGCGACTTTCTGGTGTCATGGATGATAGAGGAAAATACATATACATCTCACAGGAAGAAATGAAAGCTGTTGCTGACTACATTAAGCGTGAGGGGCGGGTTAGCATATCACATCTGGCTAGCAAGTCCAACCAGTTCATTGATTTGGAGCCAAAAGCCCAGTTTGTTGAGGAAATCGGCAATGTGGAGGAGATTACTGTATCTTGA
- the LOC132176032 gene encoding early nodulin-like protein 9, which yields MPICSFSMANTIFSSNHHHQNMKALRVVGLLCLMLLVHKGESTEFTVGGSKGWTVPDPNEVHYNQWAENNRFQIGDSLVFAYQAGQDSVFRVTQDSYTNCNTSDPLQKFSDGHTVVKLDQSGPFYFISGNRDNCLKNEKVVVIVLADRSNSSNTNQTTTASPPPSGSTGTAPSPAPSGEESPPAGTVEINPTPSPVSDQPPPPSGASSISFSFIGFLGAVTAASSLL from the exons ATGCCCATTTGTTCTTTTTCAATGGCGAACACCATTTTCAGCTCAAATCATCATCACCAAAACATGAAAGCATTGCGCGTAGTGGGGCTCCTTTGTCTCATGCTGTTGGTGCACAAGGGAGAATCTACTGAGTTTACAGTTGGAGGCTCTAAGGGCTGGACTGTTCCTGATCCCAATGAAGTGCATTATAATCAATGGGCTGAAAACAACCGGTTCCAAATCGGAGACTCTCTTG TGTTTGCGTACCAAGCAGGCCAAGACTCAGTGTTTCGCGTAACCCAGGATTCATACACCAATTGCAACACTTCAGACCCTCTACAGAAATTCTCCGACGGCCATACTGTCGTCAAGCTAGACCAATCTGGGCCTTTCTACTTCATCAGCGGCAACAGAGACAACTGCCTCAAAAATGAAAAGGTTGTGGTGATTGtgttggcagacagaagcaacAGCTCCAACACTAACCAAACAACCACAGCTTCTCCTCCGCCCTCAGGCTCAACAGGGACAGCGCCGTCTCCGGCACCTTCCGGCGAAGAGTCTCCGCCCGCCGGGACAGTGGAGATAAACCCGACTCCGTCTCCTGTCAGTGATCAGCCTCCTCCTCCAAGTGGAGCTTCTTCAATCTCGTTTAGTTTTATTGGTTTTCTTGGAGCAGTCACTGCtgcttcttctcttctttga